A section of the Bryobacteraceae bacterium genome encodes:
- the atpH gene encoding ATP synthase subunit delta, giving the protein MAELALANQYAKALLEVARDAGGAAAAEAALEELSRFTEVFRSSRDLRIVLLSPVVEHPQKMRVIARLCEAIGAGRPVRNFLNVVTKKRRLALLPEIRDRYQALLDEAEGIVRAEVRTALPATDAQKRALEAKLAAVTGGQVRCGYLVDDSLLGGVVVKVGSSVFDGSVRGHLEALRRRLASGS; this is encoded by the coding sequence ATGGCGGAACTCGCTCTCGCCAACCAGTACGCGAAAGCGCTGCTCGAAGTCGCGCGGGATGCCGGCGGCGCAGCCGCGGCCGAGGCGGCGCTCGAGGAGCTGTCGCGTTTCACCGAAGTCTTCCGTTCGAGCCGCGACCTGCGGATTGTGCTGCTTTCCCCGGTGGTCGAGCATCCGCAGAAGATGCGCGTGATCGCGCGGCTCTGCGAGGCCATTGGCGCGGGCCGCCCGGTGCGGAATTTTCTCAACGTGGTGACGAAGAAGCGCCGGCTGGCGCTGCTGCCGGAGATCCGAGACCGCTACCAGGCGCTGCTCGACGAGGCCGAAGGTATTGTCCGCGCCGAAGTTCGCACGGCGCTGCCCGCCACGGACGCGCAGAAACGGGCGCTCGAGGCGAAGCTCGCCGCCGTCACCGGCGGGCAGGTGCGCTGCGGTTACCTCGTGGATGACTCGCTGCTCGGCGGCGTTGTCGTAAAGGTGGGCTCGTCGGTCTTCGACGGCTCCGTGCGCGGCCATCTGGAGGCGTTGCGGCGGCGGCTCGCCAGCGGAAGTTGA